One Salvelinus fontinalis isolate EN_2023a chromosome 22, ASM2944872v1, whole genome shotgun sequence genomic window, GCACTTTTCTACCAACTGAGGTACTCAAAGATCTTTACATAGTACGGGGGAAACTCACCTTATCCACCATcaatgtgtagcacccacctCAGTGAGGCACGGCGGCCATTTTTGTGCCAGAACtctcaccacacatcagctatCAGTTGGAGGGGTGAGGAGTGATAAATGCCAATTAGGAATGAGGGGGATGATTCGGTGGCCATGATGGAATGTGGCcaggttgggaatttagccatgACACCAGGATGAACACCCCTACTCTCACAATAAGCACCATGGGATTTTgaatgaccacagagagtcaggacacttgttttaacatcccatccgaaagacggcgcCCTACGCAGGAGCAATGTTCCcaaatgtaatcaaggtttgaaattatgttttagtcaaatatttgaTCTGTTTAGGCTTCTTGCGGCCAATATGCagtctaaacatataatgtattATTATGTTCCGGAACCCAGACCATCCGCTCCAAAAAATAATTGGCCGGCGGCTAAATCTTGTTGATGATCCATGCTATAGGGCCTTCTTGTATGGTGTTACTGTGTGTATGACAAAGTTCCAGGCAACGCCTGTTACAAAATTATAGACCATCTCTGGCCTAGGTTTATTCAAACCTTTATCCTCCTTGATTTTCTTCTGTTTGTCTGTATGCATATTTGGCAATTCAGCCCCTAGCTAATGAATAGTAGTCTACAAGATGCAATGAACGAATAAACAACTCTATATTACACAGGCCTAAACATTTCAGTGCATTTCGTGGTACATCAAGTCTCTTGTCAAATCAGTGGCCTAACCTTTCTATAAACTTCTCATAAATAAATTCACTGTGATATCCATCCAAGCCTAACAAGTGACACTCTTCAATATAGTATCGGGATTTATTCATCCATTTCAACCTTATGCAATGTCGCCCCCTGGCGTGCTAGATACAACCTCACAACTTGTGGAAAGATGAGCGTGGAAAGAAATAGTTGAAGGCCGAAGTGTAGATCGACATTTATGTTCAAATATTATTTTGTGCAGATGGTTACCCCGATTTTGTTTGAGATATTGACACAATGTATCTATTAGAAATGAATATTGTCTTTGTCTTGTCAAGCATCATTCCTTATGGATGCATATTTACCATGTTTAAATTGGCCTAAAACATTTGCAGGTCTTCTTAGTAGCTGCATTATTTGCTTTCTTGTGTCAACGTGGCCTGACTGTACTGCAAGCCGAGGAGGcttgaggggagaacggctcaagAGGGGTACACTAAATTATTTGTGATGCAGTAGTGCATTGCATCACCAATACTGTCTTCATTGGCTTAGCTTATCTTGATGTGCAACAATGAAGACAGCATTTAAAGACTTAATCCAAAAACAGCACTTAGTGTTACAATGTACTGTAGCTACTCTTCAAATGCACCCACACCACAGGGGGTCATGTACACAAAATATTAgggatgttatttatttattatcaGAAGAATTTCACAATGGCATTTGACATGATTCGCATAATTGAAAAGATTGACGAGAGCCTACTTACATGATCGGAAAGCCCCCTTAAGTTAAATCTCATGCTTGACTGTGATTCCTGAAACCTATAAGCCTACCATATATTCACATTCTATAAGAATACTGTATAGTTTTCATGAAAAAGTTCATTACAAAAGGTCCAGTTGATGTTACGATGACAGATTTGACATATCCTTTTGGAGCACACAGATGGAAGTATACGTTCTCATTGAACATCCTTCCGGCCTTTTTCAACTAAAGAGGAAACAAGGAATATTCATGATCTCTTCACTCGAGTACAAGTGCATGAGCTAGACTTGCAGAACACCTCCCAAAAGAGTACTGCTGATGCATGGAAATGGACTTAAAACAGACAATGACTGATTCAGTCTTGTTTTTAATGTCCTTGTCAGACATGTTTGGTAAACACACTATAAATAAAGTTCAATGTCAGTTAAGGATAGTGTGAGAAGTGATAAGGGTTTCACATAGTATGATTACAGGTTCCTCTTGAGTTCATCATCATGCATGGCTCATTGCCACCAACATTATTGGGTTCTCCTGTGAGCCAGTTCCTGTAGTCAAATTTGGAGCCGTCACTCTTGGTTCTGTGGGGAAGAAGCAATCTCGGTGTCAAAGAAACATCACCATAGAGTAGAAACAATCAAATTGTTGCCAGTAGATATTACATAGGCAAAAATGTCTCTAGTGTTGGCCTAGAATACTGTATAAAGATTTCCCAAACTTAGATGTGACTGCATTGATGAACattctggggtggcaggtagcccagtggttagagtgttggactagtaaagTTTTGCTCCGAATTGCTCACAGTCCcactagagagagaggacaggaacagaggacaggataTAATATcacatatatattttataatgGAAGTTTAAAAAAAACGACAAAATAATTACAGCCATTGGTTTTGTGTTCTTGccacatgtatttttttattttacctttatttaactaggcaagtcagttaagaacaaattgctTTTCAATGTATAATCCAGTGTGGAACTGCAACACTGTGATTGGTGATACCTGGTGTATGTCTATATTATCAGTCTAATATAGCGAAGCCAAAACATTTAAATGGTGCATCAGGTTAAAATGCACCTCAGCATTCATCCACATCTTGCCGGAAGGGACAAACATAAAACACAGTGGCCCGTATTTGAGCCAGCGAGGGGGGAAAGAGCTCCTGCTCAACCTCTCCACCTTCTCTGTGACGAGGCAAAACATGACCAGAACAAACTCATTGAAGCCTAACATTACAAATGTACAAAATTGCAAGCACTGTGTTGAGCAAGTTGAGAAATCTGATTTCTTCCTGCACCAGGTCTCACCGATCACGGTGTTGTAGTTCCACACTCAAAAAAGCCATTACAAGTTGCTCATTCATTGAAGACGATGTAACAGCATCAAGCACTTACCAGTAGGTGTGCTCTGTTCCATGTTGTTTTCCATGACATTTGTATCCTCTAGAAAAGAGATGTAACTAAATACTATGAAGAAATGTCATTTGACCAGTATATAATGTGAGCTGTATCATTTTAGATGGAATATGAGGAAGTGTTTTCTTGGTTTGCTGTGTGAGTTACCTGCTGCACCGCTCAGAGCCAACACAGCACAGGGAAACAGAGAAAGGATAGACACGGGATCCTGAAAATAAGACATATACAATCAATAACAACTGAGACAGCTACCTCaattgattaatagatttttttgGTTGTTCAAAAAAAAAACTGTTGGTGATTCTCTGATGATTCCCTCAAAAAAGCAGAGGAACACTTTTATACTGTTGGCTCACATGGCCACAAGGAAACCGATTTCCCATAATTCCataccagttgaacatagtacaaAGTATCATGTTTGTGAGAGTTAAATGTGATCATCTGATAGGCCTATATTGGGTTTAACTGTTTATTGGGGCAGAGATTCAACAATAAAGATGCCCTCTGCTCCGGCACAGGCAACACAAAGATGTAGAAAACCCATCATTTTCAATTATGCATTTCATAACAGGTTATTGTTAGATGACTgcaaaaagaaaaaaacatggcACTTGGTGTCACCTTGCAAGAGTTTCTCACATGTACTGGTGCTGCAGCACAAGTATTTAGAAAATAAACGTTTGAACCAATGCATCTGTATAATCTTTGGTTCATTATGTTGATTTGACAGTGACACTGTTTATGAAGGGAACTACATAATGTCACTAATATACTGCTAGTATAATGGCACACTGCAATAGGCTTACCGTAAAATACTATATGACTTTTTACTGCAGAAATATGTTTAATAACTCATGGGAGAAAGTGAATTAAATGTGTACACACCTTTTATTGACAATAAACTAAATAATCAACATTTACATAAACTTAGAGCTTCCGTTTGAGAACAGCAAATCAGATTCAATAAAAATGTGACAGAAAATGAATGTTAATGATTTTAAAAGGAGACTATTCAAGGGGCTGTAAAAACAATATGCAGATCGAACTGTTACAGACCACAACTGAAGGGTAATTGTCCCCGACTGTGACCCAGTCTATCTAGGTCTGAAGACTGTCTGACAACTTGTTCGGCAGCGTCTGTGGCAGATTAAGAGTATGCAGATTGTCCTGCAGCAGTAGGTGCAGGTCCTTTGGCCCCTGAGATCCGCAGGTGCCTTGAGGTCGGGAAGGGCCCCAGGCTAAAATAaagaatatacattttttttatatgaTGTGCCAATGGATACTGAAGCAGGCATTTTATTTTGCCTACTTCTCTAAGTGGCAGGATTATCAAACAATGTGTGCCTTGTAAAGCCACATATCTTTTTGTACAGGAGGAGACATTTCATAATGAAAGTGACAGTCCAAGAGAATGACGTGTTTTAATCATATTTCAAAGCTGTACATTGTACTAGACTCGGATGACAAaataattattttaaaaaatattgcAGATTGTGCCTTAAAAGAAATCAGATTGGTGTGTTAGCCTGAGTCTAGCTGTTCAATGCTACGTACAGAAAGCTTGACCCATAGGCTGTATGTAAATACCCAAAAACAATCCCTGCAGCCCATGTCTTTGCAGTGATACAGCTTGATCCGTATTTGGACCAGCCTACAGGGCAGCTCCTTGCCCTCCGCCCCCTCCTCCCCACATCCCCTACCTCCTTGCTCTCCTTGCCCTCCGCCCCCTCCTCCCCACATCCCCTACCTCCTTGCTCTCCGCCCCCTCCTCCACATCCCCTACCTCCTCAgtcacatcctcctctctccacttaTTCTCTGGGAGGACAAGGACAGAAACAGGTTGCTGTAGCAATGTTATCATCTTTGTTTACAGACCACTGTTCATGTACAAATCGACCTAGAGTCTACCATTATATGGAATGTACAATTCTAGGTTTTGTTAGTCCTGGGTGAGTGACCGCCTAAAAATTGAAATGTTAATTCAACAAAACCAAGAGATTTTTTTAAAACCAATACCAAGAGGCAACGTTTGCTCAGCATCCATTATCTTCTTATGGGGCACTACAGTGAAAGACAAAGGGAGCACATTTTATTTTTCTAAGAAATGTCTATGCAGTATATTTCTTTACACATCTACTCCTTTCACAGACACACGTAACTTTGAAAAAGTGTTCtagaagtgtcacgccctgactttagttatatttgctttctttattatttggttaggtcagggtgtgacaaggggtggtttgtttagtttttgtattgtcttggggttttgtcttgtctagggttttttgttatctatggggattttgtattgtctaggggttgtaggtttatggtggcctgagtgggttcccaatcagagacagctgtttatcgttgtctctgattggggtgcctatttaggttgccattttccatgttggtttggtgggtagttgtccatgtttagttgcctgtgagcactacgttggcggTTCGTTTGTGGAATTAAAAGATGATTTCCAATcgcactgcaccttggtccactcctttaaacggccgtgacaagAAGGGAGGTGAGTCTACAGTGGTACAACCTTACCAAGATTTGGGTTCTGTTCAAAAGGTGTTTGCCTCATCACCCAGACCCTCTATAAAAACAGACATAACCAGTAAGGAGTGAGATGGGAAACCATTTGACAACTTCTTGGTATTTACTGATAAATAATCAATTTACCGACGGGAGGAACCTGTTCAATATCATTATCCAGAAAGGGTTCTGTAAAAGGAGAGGTATTGAATGGACCAAAACAATTCTCAAGGACGGACACCCAATTTAGACATCTATGCATGAATTTTTAAATGGgggggggcctcccgagtggtgcagcggtctaaggcactacatcacagtgcttgaggtatcactacagacccgggctGTGTGGTcgagagacccatgaggcagcacacaattgacccagcattgtccgggttaggggagggtttggccggccgggatttccttgtcccatcacaccctagtgactccttgtggcaggccgggcacctgcaagctgacttcagtcgccagctggacggtgtttcctccgacacattgttgcggctggcttccgggttaagtaaGCAGTGTCAAGAGGCAGTGCAGCTTGATAGGGTCGTGTTGAGGGGGACGAGTGGCTCTCAACcgtcgcctctcctgagtctgaAGGGGACAAGACtagctaccaattggatatcatgaaattggggggGTAAAAGTTTTTATATTTAACTAAGTCAGTTCAGAAAAGTCTTAAGATGACTGACTGGTTAAAATAAATGGATAATACGATGGTAgttggagctgtattgttagatttcagcGCAGCAtttgatgttattgattataatTTGTTATTGAAAAAAAAACTCGTTATGGCTTGACATTACCTGTTCTGACATGCGTAGGGACGGATCGAAATTTACACAATGACTAAAATGGGGGAGGGTTGAATTAGAGGGTGACGCCTCTGGAATTTATACACTGATTGAGTAGGTGACGTTATGGAGATTGTACTCTTAGAAATACGGCAAGAGACAGTTCCTCAGTTTAGGGTTCTAAAAAGGTTGGAGTTTAACAATGTTTGCCATTCTGTGCCATGTTACTCAGCTGTGATTATCCAAATAACAGTCCATTTATCCATACAAGATGTGGTCTGGAAATAATAAACATTAATACAAATGGCATCAATACTAAGATAAGGCACATTCATTTAGCAATAACAAAACTAAATCTACAGCTCATCTGTTTTAATAATCCAATGACTGAAACGAAAATACAAGTAACTAGCAACATCAGACTAACCACCTAACAATGTCAGGTGAAAATGTAGACGCATAATGCTGTAATGACAAATATTGTTAAACTATTACTTCGTCAGTAAAACAGGGGGAAATATACACCTTACTTACAGTTCTAGTATTCACGCACAGTGATAAATAAATTGGTCAGTAAGGAAATCATGTCCAAATTTGAGTTCACAGCAGTAGGTAGCGAGTTGCACTTGGTAATGAACTTTGACGCCATCACTGAGTTCTTTAAAAGGACAGGCTTTCTTACAAGAGTCGTGCTTTTTCAGTTTCAGTCAAGGGGATGGtttagtgttttttttaaatcaggtaCAGGGGAGGGTCATGTCATTGACGAAATGTCTATATTTCAGTGTTTTAGAATTCGTTGATTATTAGGCTATATATATCGATGCGTGCGATGCCACTGGGCGCGCAATGtgcctataggctatttagtgtggtctcaatcaaaagATCCATAGCCTAAAGGATAGAAAGTACATGCTcggagaagcacagagcaaagttatatttctaagatagctgctgggatggtgtaaataacACTAGGCTGgattacacactgcaatggatattccaaccctgagcccCGGCCTTCTGTTGCTGATCAAAAAACAGTTTTTGTGTGCTGCTTAACTAACTGTGTAGGGCTATGGTGGCAGTTCATGAGGAGAGTCAAATGCTTCTTCTGTAAAAATCAGTCTTAAatggacagctcatggtgctgaaagtaggcaaatTCGAGTAAGCGTAATTAATTTCAACTGCTTAATTTGACTTTAATAACAAGAGGGTTTTGTGTAATATGACTTAGGCAGCTCTTAATTGGATATTGCAATTCATCCTAATTTCACACAGATTAAAGACACATGACTAAAGATAAAGTGCTTGTATATTCTATCATGATCTGGTTCACGTTTCAGCAAAAATCTTCAACACCAATAAACCTAATCTAAAGAGCAGGAGGAAAACGTGCCACGAAAAAGAAACAATATCAAGTTAACTTTTTTTAATTGGCTGATTTTTTTTCCTTGTGGCCATGTGAGCTAACTATTTTAAAGTTCTTTCTCCAGCAGAACAGAACCTGTAGATGGGCCTCTTCTCACCGACAACACTTTGTGTTGCTGTTTTGAGCTCTTTTCAGTGAGTTCTTCCTGATTTGTTTCTAGCCTTTTTCTCAGTAATGTATTTTAAACGTATGTCTTGTTTTCAGAAGCCCATCATCGCCATGGCGATGTTGACCATCTCTACTGCTCCATGCTGCCTTTGCTCTGGGTAGTGCACCAGGTAAAACAGGAAGACGTGTCCATGCGTACTCTACTTGAGTTGACAAGATATTGACAACTTCGGACAATTGCACGGATTATGTTTTTGTTGTCCAGGTGCCGAGGCCCTACTTTCACTCTTTTTTTGTGTGACAGTTCTTGTTTCAGAGCCTTCATTGGAGGGAAACATGGAACAACCCCCTTGGTAAGTGTGTGCATATGTCGGACATTATTGAAACCTTTAACAATGTCTTTCCCTCCATATGTTTATGTCATAGAGGATATGGCCTTTTAACAGAACCAACCTCTTGGTAAGTCTTTACTGGGTAGACTCCCTTCACTAGATGCTTCCAGTTTTCAGAGTAAGATGTGTTGAGGAGTAAACGTTCAAACAAAGATGCTGCAAAAATATTGCTACGACAGTTTTGATTGAATGTACCCCCTCgtgtttcactgtagagccccttGAGGTGATGGTCGCTGAGCTGACATTGCATAATGTAATGGTAACATGATAATAACTATATCATATTCACAAAGCAGAATTGGTTAATTACCATGATGTAATTATACTAGCGAGCTGTTCATGGAGAGAGTAAGTAGCATGCAATATGAGTCTAATGTACATtcatttaactatgcaagtcagttaataagaacaaattcttatttttaatgatgACCTATGAACAGTgggctgccttgttcaggggcagatcaacagatttgtaccttgtcagctcggggatttgaacttgcaacctttcggttactagcccaatgttctaagcactaggctaccctgccaccccaatgTGGCAGTAATAAGCACATCTTGTACTCACAAACTGAGTTTGGACATTTGTTTAAGACAGTTGGATAAATACACATGTTGTCCATTCTCGTATTAATCGttaaatactgtatgtacagttgaagtcagaagtttacatacaccttagccaaatatatttaagctcagtttttcacaattccggacatttaatcttagtaaaaattcactgtcttaggtcagttaggatcaccactttattttaagaatgtgacttgtcagaataatagagaatgatttctcagcttttatttctttcatcacattcccattgggtcagaagtttacatacactcaaatagtattttgtagcattgcctttaaattgtttaacttgggtcaaatgtttcgggtagccttccacaagcttcccacaataagttgggtgaattttggcccatttctcctgacagagctggtgtaactgagtcaggtttataggcctccttgctcgcacacgctttttcagttctgcccacaaatttttgataggattgaggtcagggcttcgtgatggccactccaataccttgactttgttgtccttaagccattttgccacaaccttggacgtatgcttggggtcaatgtccatttggaagacccatttacgaccaagctttaacttcccgactgatgtcttgagatgtttcttcaatatatccacatcattttcctttccattgatgcaatctattttgtacaagtccatcctgcagcaaagcatccccacaacatgatgctgccaccagcgtgcttcacggttgggatggtgttcttcggcttccaagcctccccctttttcctccaactatgacgatggtcattatggccaaacagttctatttgtttcatcagaccagaggacatttctccaaaaagtacgatctttgtccccatgtgcagttgcaaaccgtaatctggcttttttatggcggtattggagcagtggcttcttccctgagcggcctttcaagttgtgttgatataggactcgtttaactgtggatatagatacttttgtacctgtttcctccagcatcttcacaaggtcctttgtttaAACTTAATTGTTTATCTAAAATAAATTTCTAATTTAGGTTCAGTTTTtgtttactataataaccttgaaTTAGCGGATGAATATCAAGAATTTAAATGACCATTGTACAAACTCTGAGATCCTAGACTGTACCTTTTTAAGAATCCTCTTACAATTATGGCAGTATCATTCATGATTAATAATGACTTATAAGAGAACACACAATGTTTACACCCGTTTTATTGACAATAAACAACAAAAGCATTACTCAACATTTATGAACAACAACTAACTCAAACTTACAGTTTACAAAAACAAATCATCTTTACAAAAAATTTGACTTTACCATAAAGACTGTTCAGTTGGATGTTGGCTCTATGGAGTAGCATTTTTTGTTTCAGTTTTTCAGGATTTCACAGATTCTTTTGGAGCACACCGAGGGAAAGATGTTTCCACAGTTTATATCGTTCCAGCGGTATTCGTCTTAAAAAGAAACACGGAACAGAAATGACCTCTCAAATAATCTCAGATGTTCACACAACAATAGAATAGTGTGTTtgcggtgtatgtgtgtgtcagtttaTTTGATGAATGGATCAGTGAATGATACTGGGCCTACTGTACCTCCCCAGTTGATCACCATACATGGCTCTCTGCCACCGCTATTATTGGGCTCTCCTTTCTTCCAGTTCTGGTAATCAAATTCGGAGCCATCACTCCAAAACCATAGCCTGTCCTGTGGTAAAGCAGTGAGGTCTCAGTATCAAAGAAATCCCATGGTATTATTATAATAGTATGCCAATAGATACTGCAGTgaccttttgttgttgttgcctatATCTATAAGATCTTCCAAACCGAGATCTGACTTTATCAGTGACCCttgagatattgatgagtttacCAAAGATATTACTGATCTGTGAGTATACTCCACCTGAACAGCATCAAATCCTCCAATCCAGGTAGTTGAGAAACCGCCAGTCTTGCTCTCCACCACTTCCTGTAGAAATGTATACTCTGCAGCGCTGTGCACAGACGCCAGGTTTGCTCCAAGGGACACACAGTGGCGCTATAGTGAGAGGTAGACAGGGACAAAGACATTTCATAATGTAAGTATTAGTCAGTAGTCCAGTCTGTGATAATTTATCTTCTGGACTCTCACAATCCAATATTGTCCATCGCAATTAATGCTCTTTTAAAAATACTCTAGGAGATATTAGATTATCTCTGTTTTAACCAATATCCTGCAGGTTCCAATATACAGTTGGCCTTAATTAATATAAATATATCAATCAATATGCCACGGTTAAAGAAAATTCCAATGAAACAATAACTTCAAGGGGAAGTTCAATATTTTACATGACACATGCGGTGCCTACAAACAATTTAGGCCAAATCACCTTTAAGGGTAACCTCAAACCAAATAAGCGAGTTGATTTCGATTTAACTTTCCCTTTAATTCACAGTAGCGAGTAACCATAATACCTCTGCTAGGGGCCATGACCTTGCAGTCTCGATGAACATGAAGCAACGTGATCCAAATTGGAACCAGCCTGTGGGGCATTGGTTCCTGTTCTCTGCTGCCACTACTCCCTCCTCTGCCCCCTTAGCTCCTGGAAGAAGGACAGACAGGCAGGAATTCAAATGGACAAGTCATAGCAATGTTGTTCACAAACAACCGCCCCTGCACACAACTGTTATTCTGTTTCGTAGAACCATCAACCTGTGAGAGGTGTCTACCTAGTGGTACTGCAGATTAATCTACTGACATAAATTTCATGGACAGAGATTAAAAACTATAATTACCCAGATGCAAAGCCTGCTCAAAATCCTGGAACAGTTCTAAAACTGGAACACAAAAAAGAGTGAAGGTAGGGCCTCAACACCTGGACAAAAAAAAACTTAAACTAGCTGGAGTTACAGGGATCGACAGGAAAGGAGTGTTTTGTAAAGAATGCTGTAAAGTGGGAACTAAAGTGTATATTCTTGGTTTGCTGTGTGTCTTACCTGTTGCTCTACTCAGAGCAACGGCAGCACAGAGCAGCAGAGATATGGTCAACATTGCCATGGTGATGGTCTCCTAAAAACAAGGTATTGTAACAATCAGAGGGCAATAATACTAGAAACATCCAGAATTCTCTGAAAAACAGCATAACGGCAAAGTAAACAGTTTATTACGTAATGTACATGAATTGAGGACTTACCTGTTAATGTGAATCACTGGTAAGTTCAGCAGGTTCTGTTCATCTGGAGAAAGAGGAGCACTTTACACTGTCAGCTACTAATAAATAGCAGTTTCAAACAACTGTTAGCTGGTAATGGCGTTCCATAGAGCTGATTTGAGGTATGATCACATTTCAGATATGAATGGCTTTTCATAGCAATGATCTTTGGAATGTTTACCTATTGTGTGAGCTATTAAAGATTATCAAAAAAATTAATGGTTACCTAGTAAATGGTTTTCCATGGAACTAGTATCCTGTTGAACAAAGTTCAAATATCATATTCATGATAATGTTATTTGGAATAGTTTTGCATCCAGGGTTTGGGCCAACTAAAATAGAAATTCTTGACATCAAATAAAATCAAGTCAAAtgtttttggtcacatacacttatttagcagatgttattgcgggtgtagtgaaatgcttgtggtcctagctccaccagtacagtaataatataacaattcacaataatacacacacatctaaaagttaAAGAATGGATTCAAGAAATatctaaatattaggacgagcaatgtcggagtggcattgactaaaatacagtatatacatatgaaatgagtaaaacagtatgtaaacattattaaagtgactagtgattccatgtctatgtacatagggcagcagcctcaaggtgcagggttgagtaaccgggtggtagcagtctgatggccttgagatagaagctgtttttcagtctctcggtcccagctttgatgcacctgtacaagTCCGGTCCTGGAGTGTCTTAACaaaatgaaaccaaaatatagaCTGACTTCATCCAGTGTCCAGAAAAATGGATTTGCGCGATATGCCAATATGTACATATTTAATGAGATATTGCTTTATCTGCATTTTTTTGATATTTCAGAAACATTTTAATACAATAAAGTATGATATTTGTGTCTACATCCAACTGGTAAAGGGGAGAAAAATGAGGGTGTGGTGCCTAGCCTTATAAGAATAATCGTCCGACTCAGATTCAGACATTTCTGCCGCACCGTTCAAAGCTATGGCCAGTTCTGGTTGTTGTTGATCACAGGTATTCTCTTGTCTATTCTGTAATAGCCTTGAACATGTTCGCCCCGTTGTCAGTTACAAAGAGTAGGATCTTCTCCTCTGGTATGTTCCATGCGTTCAATGTGAGGGCAAATACCTCTCCGGTGTGGGGATGCTAAATCCGATGGAGGTTGACCAATGCATG contains:
- the LOC129819723 gene encoding ladderlectin is translated as MAMLTISLLLCAAVALSRATVLELFQDFEQALHLGAKGAEEGVVAAENRNQCPTGWFQFGSRCFMFIETARSWPLAERHCVSLGANLASVHSAAEYTFLQEVVESKTGGFSTTWIGGFDAVQDRLWFWSDGSEFDYQNWKKGEPNNSGGREPCMVINWGDEYRWNDINCGNIFPSVCSKRICEILKN